The nucleotide sequence CGGTGTAGTGGGAATTGTAGCCTCTAAAATCGTGGATAAATACTATAAACCTACTATAATCATGGAGGAAAAAGACGGTATTTCAAAGGCTTCTTGTAGAAGTATCGAGGGATATTCAATTATCGAGGGATTAAATTCTATGAGGGAGATATTCATCAAATATGGTGGCCATGCAGGAGCAGCAGGTTTTTCCATAGATGCTGACAAAGTCAATGAATTCAGAAATAAAATAAATAAAGAGGCAGGTTCTAAACTGTCCAATGAAGATTATAAAAAACCTGTAAAGATCGACAAAGAGATTAGTTTTACAAAACTTACATATGATTTTAACAATGAATTAGAAAAAGCTGAGCCCTATGGTTTTGGAAATGCAACACCTCTCTTTGAGGTAAAAAATGTTATTTTAGATAGGGTAAGATTGATAGGAAAAGATAAAACTCATATCATGTTTGATGCAGTCTCTGCTAACGGTACAGCTCTAAAAAACTGTGTATGGTTCGGTAGTTCTCATCACTTTGAGAGGTTAATGGAGATGAAATCTGTTGATGTGGCCTTTAAATTAAAGGTGGATACATATATGGATAGATTTAATGTAAAGATGTTTGTAGAAGATATCAGAGAAGGGAACTCAGAAAAAAATCTATTGAAGGAGAGCATCGACCTCTATGATATGATATTTCCTATGAAAGAAGTAATATATACCAAAAGAGACATAGATATCAATTCTTCTACATACCTTGAGTACTCCAATGGAATCACTGTAAACTCTGGAAGATCTATTGTAGGCTACCTTCCCCAGCAGACTGAAAGTATATTAAAAAGTTTAACTTACGACTACGACTTAAAATTCAATGTAAAAATTACAGAAATTATAAAAAAAGATGAAAATTATAATATCCATATTACTATAGATTATGACCATAATTTTAAAACTAATCATTTTAAACCTGGGGGAATATTAAAGGATATTAAAACTTTTATTTTAGGAGATTTGGATTACAATACTCTTCAAAAAGAAGTTCTATCGACAGTTTTTAGAAAAAAAGAAAACCCTACAATTATCTATTCCGGAAATCGTGGAATGAAAACTATAATTTATACCATGGGACTTTGGAATAAATTACACAACAAAAAAACTTTAGTTATAACTAAAGATATCCTTCCCCATTATTTTTCTGAATTTTTAAATATTTCAGATAGATATTCTGATGGTTACGATTACTATATTTTCTACAACGAACTTCCTGTTACCCAAGTTCAAGGAGATTTTATGGTCATCACAAAAGAAGATGTCCATGTAGACGGGACTCTTAAAATTGTTGATAACTTAACCCTCCCTACAAATATAAGTATTTTGGAGGAGTTTGAGATAGTTAAAGATTATGATAAAACTAAGACTTACTTCACTAAAAAACTGCCTACTAAGAAAAAATCACATATTATCGACAATTTGGATAAATTTGAGATGATTTATTCTACCGATGATATCTTAAGAGTTCTTTAAAAAAATTTGTCATTGATATCCACCATTTAAAATTTAAGTAATCCTTTTGTTGTTTTTGGCCTTTTAAAAATATCGTTAATGAAATAGGAATAAAAGATTCAAAAAATATTCGACTGTTTGAGCATAGCGAGTTTCGATTTTTTTAATCTTTTAGATTATGTAATAGATGTTTTTATAGCCACTGACCTTCTTTCGTCTGTTTTGCGTCAATCACATTTAAAATTAGATTTTGTTATATCTAATTTTAATAATCGTGAATCGAAATAGACCCGTATTAAAGATGGAATCTTTAGAGTTTTTCCTTGCTTTATCCTATAGAATATAGTATCATAGTTGAGCAGTGGTGAGATGGTCGAGTGGTCGAAGGCGCATGCCTGGAACGTATGTGTAGAGCAATCTACCGAGGGTTCGAATCCCTCTCTCATCGCCATTTATATAAAATTAAGGCTTCCCATTGGGAAGCCATTTTTTTATTTCTATATAAACTAACTTTATAAGAAATTTTAAAGATTTTTTTATAGGAAATATATATAGATGATTTTGTATTTGCAGAGATCATCTTTTTTTATTTCTTAGGATATAGGTTGTTAAAGAGTTGGACTGGAATATTTATAATCATTTTTGATTTAATTAGTTTTCTATCACAAAATAAACACAAAAATTCGCTAAAATAAATTTAAAGAAATAAAAATATAGAGGAGGACGAAGATGAAAAAATTATTGTTAATATTATTCACACTAATTTTAGGAATAAGCGCTAGTGCTAAGAATAAAAGTGAAAGGTATATGCAGGCTTATAAAAAATATGAGGATGCTAAAGTTCCTATAAAGGACAAGAGTATAAAAAACTTTGTTTATTTTTCTCATGATAGAGAAGATATACACAATCATCCCTTTTTGAAAAATTCAAATTTTCAAGGGGCACAAATAATGTATTCATGGAAACAATTAGAAACATCAAAAGATATATATGATTTTTCTATAATAGAAGAAGATTTACAATACTTAAAATCTCATGGGAAAAAATTATTTATACAATTACAAGATAAAACTTTTAGCACAAAAAGAAAGGCATACCCAAGTTATTTAGAAAAACCTTTTTATGATAATGGAGGGATGTATCAAAGAGGAGATGATGGACAACCAGAAGGATGGGTAGCCAAAAGTTGGAATCCAGAAGTGAAAAAAAGATTTAGTAAACTTTTGATAGCTCTTGGAAAAGAATTTGATGGAAGAATAGAAGGGGTAAACTTACAAGAAACAGCAATAGGAGTTTCTTGTAAATACGATAAAACTTTTACTTCCAAGGAATATGTTCAGTCAATAAAAGATAACATGTTGGCTCTAAAAAAAGCATTCCCTAAATCTGTAACGATGCAATATGCTAATTTTATACCAGGAGAGTGGTTACCATGGGACGATTATGGTTATCTAAGATCGATATATAGTTATGGAGAGAAAATAGGTGTAGGTATAGGAGGGCCAGATTTAATGGTAACAAAAAAAGGTCAACTTAATCATACTATTGCAATGATGCATGAGCATAGTTATACAGTGCCTTTAGGAATTGCTATCCAAGATGGAAATTATATAGGACAAACAAACTCTATTAAAATCCAAAAGAAAAGAAAAAATATTGTACCAATGTTACATGCCTTTGCAAAAGATTTTATGAAGGTAAATTATATCTTTTGGGTGGATCAAAAGCCATATTTTAAAGAAGATGTATTACCTTCTTTTAGTGAAAAATAAAAAAAGTGTACTCTTAAGTTTGGTGGGGGTTTAAAAAATAATGTAAAATCTCTAAATACATATTATAAAAAAATGGCTTCCCTATGGGAAGCTATTTTTTCTCTCTATATAAACTAACTTTATAAGAAAGTTTTTAAAATTTCTAATTTTCCCTCTATCCTTACTTCTAATTTAGGAGAGATATACCATGTATCACCTTTTTTTATAGGATAAGTTTCACCACCACAATTCAGGTTTCCCTCTCCTTCTAAAATGGAATATATCATAAAAGAATCATTATCTACATCTTTATAGTTGCCATCCAATAACAACTTATCTATGTTAAAATACTTGTCTCTAGCAATTTCCTGCTTTGACCCGCCGTCAAACTCCACACTATTTCTCGTTCTATTTGTAGAAATCTGAGGAGTGTTTTCATAATCGATTACTTCCATCGCTTTATCTAAATGAAGGTCACGAAGTTTTCCATCAACTAATCTATCAAAATCATATATTCTATAAGTCATATCTGAGTTTTGTTGTACTTCACATATTACTACACTTCCTTCTAAACTTGCATGGATAAGTCCAGGAGTTACATTTATGAAATCACCTTTTTTTACTGAAATAATATTAAATAAATTTTCAAAATCTTTGTTTTTTGTTTTCTGTGCAAATTTTTCTGGAGTTATTCCATTTTTTAATCCCATGATCAACTTGGCATCAGGGCTGGCTTCCAATATATACCACGATTCAGATTTCCCAAATTCCCCTTCTACCCTTAGGGCATAATCGTCACTAGGATGTACTTGAACAGATAATTTATCATTGATATCCAAATATTTTATTAAAAGAGGAAATTTTTCTCCATATTTAGAATAAATATTCTCTCCTACCAAATCACCTTTATAATCTAAAAATAATTCTTCCAAAGTCTTTCCTTCTAATCCGCCATTTTCAACGACACTCATTCCATTTTTATGGGAGCTAACTTCCCAAGATTCACCATATAACTTCTCTGTTGGCAGTTCCATATTTAGTTTTTCACTAAAACTTCTTCCACCCCATATTTTTTCTTTAAACACCTTTTTAAATTTTAATGGATATAAGTTTTCCATAAGGTCTCCTTCCTTAATTTTTTTTATTTTTACCTAAATTTATAAAAAAATCATATTTTTCAAAGATTTTTATAATTTTTTCCGGTGTAGAAGCTCTATGAGCCCTTTTTATAAAATCATAGTTTTTCACTATTTCTAAAAAATTAGAAAGAGCAGAAAAATGATTTTTGTTATCTACTGAAGAAAACGCTAAAATTGTATTAACTGGAACTTCCCCAGGAAAATAAACCGATTCACTAAGAGTTATCAGACTCATTCCTGTTTTTTTTACAAATTTTTTGTTTGTATGAGGGATAGCCAAATTAGGAACTACAACAATATATGAACCATGTTTTTTTATCAACCTTACCATCTCTTCTCCATGGCCGCAAAATGTATACCCTCCTTCGAAAAGGATATCTCCAACTTTTTTTATAGCCTCTTCCCACGACTCCACTTTAACATTTAATTTAATATTACTAGGTGGAAGAATATCTAATATCGATAATTCTTTTACTTTTATATCATCCACAAGTTTATTTCCCAGATGTGCCTTGAGTTCCTCTATTATAATTTTTTCATTCTCAATAATAGCACCCTTTTTTAAACTATTTAATATATTAGATAAAAGGATTTTTTTATTATATTTTGGAAGATTATACATGTCTATTTTTTTCAGTTCCTCTGAATTTAATATAGTTTTTACATGAACTACCGGTATCCCAGTCTCAAACCCATTAATCTTTACTGTTGTAATTATAAGATCTATTTTTTCCTTGTCGTTAGATATAAAGTTTTTTAGCTGATTTAACGGAATACTTTCAACTACATCTATATTATAACTTTCTTTTAGCTGCTGCTCTACTAGTCTAGAAGTTCCTAAGCCTTCACCACAAACCAATAAAATGCTTTTAGTTTCTTTTTTTTGATATAAATTTCTATCTACAGCCCCTTTAAAGTGTAAAACTATATAAGCTATTTCATCTTCTGAAAATGGCAACCCAATAAATTTTTCTAAAAGCAGCATAGATTTTTTTACTTTTGTAAAAAGTTCTGGATATTCATGGATAACTTCAGCATAAATTGAACTTTTTAATTCTATTTTATTTTTAACCCTATGTATAGCAGGTTTGATATGATTCAAAAGTCCATCCATTAAAAACTTATCTTTTGATAGATCTAAATGTATTTCATCACTAACTTCTCCTATTATCTTCTTTACATTGGTCTCAACTTCGATCCAATTCTCATAAAAAGACATCTTGGGATTGTAACTATGACTCCCTAAAAAATAATCTGTGATTTTATAGATTTCAAACTCATTTAGTTTTATTTGGTACCCAGCTTCTAATATCGGTATTGCTTTTGAAATAGTTGAAAATTCATCTGTTTTAGATAAAAAAATTTGATTTAAAGAACTATTTAAAAAGAAACCGTTTTTTACTCGAACTACCATAATGATAATATAATTTCTTATGATACTATATGCTTCATCAGAGATAACTTTATCTATAGATTTAGTGATATAGTCAATAAAGCTTCCAATCATATTTAACTGAATGTCCTCTAAATTTTCCTTTATTAAACTAGTTGTATAAGTTATTTCCAATGAATTAGAATTATTTAGATTAAAATATTTATTTAATATTTTTAATTGTATCCTCCTAATATCCTCTTCCTTCCCTACCAGAAGAAATCCTTCTTTATTGTTCAAAATAAGTTGTAAATTATATTTAGACAACATTTTTTTTATTTCCTTCATATCATTATTTATCGTAGGTCTGCTGAGATCAAATTTTTCACAGATATGAGATATATTTACCTTTCCACAAAAAATTATTGATATCAATATGGAGATATCTCTATACTCTATAAAGAATATTCTATGAAAGTTTGCTATTAAATATTGCTTTACCCCATTAAAATTTAAAAGTTCTACCCTTCCCTTAGATCTTTTAATAATCTCTCCAACTTTATTTTCTAAAAGAAATTCATTTATTTTGTCTATATCGTACCTCAGAGTTCTTTCAGTTACTTTAATTAAGCCAAGCATCTCTTTTAGAACTCCCTGTCCATTATTATTGATTAAATACTCAACAATATTAAGCATTCTTTTATTAAGCATCGTCCTCCCCCTTAGTTTTTATTACTATAATTATACAAAAATTATTAAAAAAATACATTTCAAAATTTTCTTCAAAAAAAAAGGAAAAAAATTTAATACTATAATAATGTCTTGTACAGGCTTTCAACTTCAACATTAATTTTAAAAAAATCAAGCAATTGTAAGGCATTGCCATATTTTCAATAGTATTTTAATCTATATTTTCAAAATAAAAATAACTATCCCTTTAATTTTTTTTCGTCTAATATTCATAAAAGATTGAAAAAAATATATAATTTAAAAACAAAATTTTAAGTGGTACTATTTTAACATAAAGAAAAGGGAGGAATAATATGAAGTTAAGCAATTTAACAAATAAGAATTTAATTACTTTAGATTTAGAAGCAAAAACTAAAGTAGAAGTCATTAAAAAATTAGTAGAAAAATTAGATGGTGAAGGTGTATTAGCATCCAAAGATGAATTCCTTAAAGCAGTATTAGACAGAGAAGAACTTTCTCCTACAGGTTTAGAAGAGGGGCTCGCTATTCCACATGGAAAATCTACAGCTGTAAAAAAAGCTACTTTTGCAATCGCAAGACTTAAAACTCCTATCGAAGATTGGGAATCTATAGATGAAGATAATGAAGTAACTCTGGTATTTTTACTCGCTATCCCAAAATCAGAGCAAGGAGATACTCACATAGAGGTATTGACTAAACTTACTTCTTTATTCATTCAAGATAGATTTATTGAAAAATTACAAAAAGCTAACACAGAAAATGAAATAATTAATATTTTAGGAACAGAGATTATCGAAGAAGATAGTGATAATTCTACCAAATCTTCTGATTTAATACTTGCAGTAACAGCTTGTCCAGTTGGAGTAGCTCATACCTATTTAGCCGCTGATTCTCTTAGAAAAAAAGCAAAAGAAATGGGAGTTGCTATCAAAGTTGAAACAAATGGATCAATCGGTATTAAAAACCAACTTACAGATGATGATATAAAACGTGCCAAAGGTATTATCGTTGCTGCCGATAAAAATATAGATATGGATAGATTCCATGGTAAACCTCTAGTTCAAGTAGGAGTTCAAGATGCTTTAAGAAAACCTGATGAACTAATAACACAGGCCCTTACAACAGCCCC is from Psychrilyobacter atlanticus DSM 19335 and encodes:
- the recJ gene encoding single-stranded-DNA-specific exonuclease RecJ, with the protein product METRWIHKDVHNTKQFESLGLSKDFLNIMVNRGIDTHEKIEKFIHPKIENIVSPFEFSDVKKSVDKIIEMGKADKTIFIYGDYDVDGITSTSLCYLALKELGYKVDYYIPLRDEGYGLNNVSLSHIKEQGGDLVITVDCGVSSVEEVEYANSIGLEVIITDHHDINNILPPAYAVVNPKREDNSYKFEYLAGVGTAFMLMMGLYETLGRKEEIYQYLDIVAIGTIADIVPLKAENRIFTKLGLEQLKRTNHSGLQILLQTIFDDLEEKKFNTYDVGFIIAPIFNAAGRLEDAKMAVKLLISDSMVEAREISKKLIGQNSERKEVQADILEKVEAEIEKNRYYEDNVIVVSGVGFHHGVVGIVASKIVDKYYKPTIIMEEKDGISKASCRSIEGYSIIEGLNSMREIFIKYGGHAGAAGFSIDADKVNEFRNKINKEAGSKLSNEDYKKPVKIDKEISFTKLTYDFNNELEKAEPYGFGNATPLFEVKNVILDRVRLIGKDKTHIMFDAVSANGTALKNCVWFGSSHHFERLMEMKSVDVAFKLKVDTYMDRFNVKMFVEDIREGNSEKNLLKESIDLYDMIFPMKEVIYTKRDIDINSSTYLEYSNGITVNSGRSIVGYLPQQTESILKSLTYDYDLKFNVKITEIIKKDENYNIHITIDYDHNFKTNHFKPGGILKDIKTFILGDLDYNTLQKEVLSTVFRKKENPTIIYSGNRGMKTIIYTMGLWNKLHNKKTLVITKDILPHYFSEFLNISDRYSDGYDYYIFYNELPVTQVQGDFMVITKEDVHVDGTLKIVDNLTLPTNISILEEFEIVKDYDKTKTYFTKKLPTKKKSHIIDNLDKFEMIYSTDDILRVL
- a CDS encoding BglG family transcription antiterminator, whose product is MLNKRMLNIVEYLINNNGQGVLKEMLGLIKVTERTLRYDIDKINEFLLENKVGEIIKRSKGRVELLNFNGVKQYLIANFHRIFFIEYRDISILISIIFCGKVNISHICEKFDLSRPTINNDMKEIKKMLSKYNLQLILNNKEGFLLVGKEEDIRRIQLKILNKYFNLNNSNSLEITYTTSLIKENLEDIQLNMIGSFIDYITKSIDKVISDEAYSIIRNYIIIMVVRVKNGFFLNSSLNQIFLSKTDEFSTISKAIPILEAGYQIKLNEFEIYKITDYFLGSHSYNPKMSFYENWIEVETNVKKIIGEVSDEIHLDLSKDKFLMDGLLNHIKPAIHRVKNKIELKSSIYAEVIHEYPELFTKVKKSMLLLEKFIGLPFSEDEIAYIVLHFKGAVDRNLYQKKETKSILLVCGEGLGTSRLVEQQLKESYNIDVVESIPLNQLKNFISNDKEKIDLIITTVKINGFETGIPVVHVKTILNSEELKKIDMYNLPKYNKKILLSNILNSLKKGAIIENEKIIIEELKAHLGNKLVDDIKVKELSILDILPPSNIKLNVKVESWEEAIKKVGDILFEGGYTFCGHGEEMVRLIKKHGSYIVVVPNLAIPHTNKKFVKKTGMSLITLSESVYFPGEVPVNTILAFSSVDNKNHFSALSNFLEIVKNYDFIKRAHRASTPEKIIKIFEKYDFFINLGKNKKN
- a CDS encoding type I phosphomannose isomerase catalytic subunit; amino-acid sequence: MENLYPLKFKKVFKEKIWGGRSFSEKLNMELPTEKLYGESWEVSSHKNGMSVVENGGLEGKTLEELFLDYKGDLVGENIYSKYGEKFPLLIKYLDINDKLSVQVHPSDDYALRVEGEFGKSESWYILEASPDAKLIMGLKNGITPEKFAQKTKNKDFENLFNIISVKKGDFINVTPGLIHASLEGSVVICEVQQNSDMTYRIYDFDRLVDGKLRDLHLDKAMEVIDYENTPQISTNRTRNSVEFDGGSKQEIARDKYFNIDKLLLDGNYKDVDNDSFMIYSILEGEGNLNCGGETYPIKKGDTWYISPKLEVRIEGKLEILKTFL